A stretch of the Theileria equi strain WA chromosome 1, complete sequence genome encodes the following:
- a CDS encoding hypothetical protein (encoded by transcript BEWA_021500A): MESNTGEPGTSLSSQYDFSSDFSDITLVNDISCDEFTRYQSQYEGITCDESCSDLLYVENLTREGIARHLLSRYRNSIYFTYFGNVLFYVKPADYDPLKYGHAKFLYDKPLEPHVFSLSSEILTSLANFKPGQTSNTDEHTTGNDVVHQVRDSFEKSQDIQNNNFNLFFYGEDNFTQLRTMQQVSLFLCRYAHVLGLEPTASMDKKLSNAQFLLGNLDDYFSLTDVAYNYMVTYKFDFNERGLLSSIRMIPNLSTDLSCSCVSHRFRDYLSANLKSGENIRVRYPTVFYGFIYTILDDDQAYASDYGLNSYDAAKLLEMIPKHEIQDTSWHLENYERFIKTLLTIGMSIDEVQNTAKTLVVIMLFDILLLAKTSATDINGDNPFDENLVKDLDGTILFCGRDLLGLIFDIFEINILTKSSLGMKSSDVLFKFELLSQENSWILDNLSTALFIRLKHMIYTKINNYLVIEKTLNVEKSISLHCNAGFSPHSNFIKFADDQLPQLFSEEIFIRKFVDAFSNNTDLFTNIRFIKRNKNFLSTVTNYDGLVAKVILSSVSQNSSHDGVIPDGKVSHSWSDISYDIPKILDLESRLYSISPMLIRLFKLSGLDFVKRLAYSSQSLYPVVGNCSAALSYYNFMNDCACNHDTSYFVICSSMSLMESYIGNEDIEDENFLNYNLGFLMQTFARSIPILDMCIIKRDSSVVSILLSNAAKSYKPLVYMMTSLHMHQTISLMDDSELLKLLFRILEISDSLYQISDGMVVMKKFIYVRFISFYMDYIEGIIGSVKTIQRLWRKHSSTLRKNLRESIVKIQSYARSMLFKKLRLSESSVCNLSLDLVGLVVTICSLRTSLTSISQKTLELLYLMEKEYHEKEYNYIKHAAAIYIQSHWRGAIQRKRYSLVKNEKLEEFAIILIQSTIRRLLATDSILNEKDLPREAAIKIQSVFRGYLVRSRFETLRYIKLLLPSIVRKGSKLNSLRNQINFIRLCKEQGAESLQMRKLIHVQTNLPSGFVKVQNLVRMWFVRKQYLHLRNCLEKVQALAMTKVARASYLEKVAAATKIQRWWRCIPKTYFSSISMNVLSYIKMREITSVGLLSSTLQGCNISIFDLSLFQDIRQIYPNTWAMAPLGFMKNMNITRKLALETHLTENYFIRNVMFSIGATHSLMLVAFSDGTSSVFSWGWNDKGQLGRKCLYPLENDSHAIDSLEFDISVPTVDCTIYENPVNKVYIASIACGNDFSVALSQQGTIFTWGDNYYGQCGHGSNFIHILHPTALLENGTNIFVASYHSIVSTSSGEYLVFGRTFNKIIYVPTNIKLLLPDLRNQTIKKIKVSGAVSLICTTELDYILNVYGNLHKFSQMYNLGGTIVDTCTNGRTIYAIVEYANKSEEIKLYVWGSVRCFSGKEKTISTDKSLIVSAFREKFENKVKKKTQRSLLQFTKNIGKSCFLQAPTEVLFDKCPKKVFCDNNQLVVTTEDGLVFGTRLFQLMGEDADSIETDEFSIRLKSETSRIKLVPSLYQFTNIKKKHADIHFASNSLSHSIGYTF; the protein is encoded by the exons ATGGAGAGCAACACAG GAGAACCAGGGACTTCCTTGTCTTCTCAGTACGACTTTTCTTCGGATTTTAGTGACATTACTCTGGTCAATGACATCTCCTGCGATGAGTTTACAAGGTATCAGTCACAATATGAAGG GATTACGTGTGATGAATCTTGCAGTGATCTTCTCTACGTTGAGAATTTAACACGCGAAGGAATAGCACGACATTTGTTAAGCCGTTATAGAAACTCTATTTACTTTACctactttggaaatgttcTGTTCTACGTGAAACCAGCAGATTACGACCCTTTGAAGTATGGACATGCAAAGTTTTTGTACGATAAACCTCTGGAGCCACATGTATTTTCCCTATCAAGTGAAATATTAACGTCTCTAGCAAATTTTAAACCAGGTCAAACATCTAATACAGATGAACATACCACCGGAAATGACGTGGTTCACCAAGTACGTGATTCATTTGAAAAATCGCAAGACATACAAAATAACAACTTCAATCTCTTTTTCTATGGAGAGGATAATTTTACTCAACTTCGTACAATGCAACAGGTTTCATTATTTCTTTGTCGATATGCACATGTACTTGGTTTAGAG CCCACTGCATCAATGGACAAAAAACTTTCCAATGCACAGTTTTTACTTGGTAATCTGGATGATTATTTCTCTCTTACTGATGTGGCTTATAATTATATGGTCACATACAAGTTTGACTTTAACGAGCGTGGATTGTTGTCATCGATAAGAATGATTCCAAATCTCTCCACTGATTTATCTTGTTCTTGTGTTTCACACAGGTTTAGAGATTATTTATCCGCAAACCTTAAAAGTGGAGAAAATATAAGAGTTCGTTATCCTACAGTATTTTATGGATTTATTTACACAATTTTAGATGACGATCAGGCTTACGCATCTGATTACGGGCTGAATTCTTATGATGCAGCAAAACTATTGGAAATGATCCCGAAGCATGAAATTCAAGATACTAGTTGGCATTTGGAGAATTATGAAAGATTTATTAAAACTCTATTGACCATTGGAATGTCTATTGATGAGGTACAAAACACAGCTAAGACGTTAGTTGTTATCATGCTCTTTGATATATTATTGTTGGCAAAGACATCCGCTACTGATATAAACGGGGACAATCCCTTTGATGAAAACCTTGTAAAGGACCTCGATGGGACGATCCTTTTTTGTGGTAGGGACTTGCTAGGATTAatttttgacatttttgaGATTAATATTCTAACTAAATCCAGTTTGGGGATGAAATCGAGTGATGTTCTCTTTAAGTTTGAGTTGCTTTCTCAAGAAAATTCGTGGATACTTGACAACTTATCTACAGCATTATTTATTAGATTAAAACATATGATATATACGAAAATTAACAACTATCTTGTTATTGAGAAAACGTTAAACGTGGAAAAGTCAATCTCTTTACATTGTAATGCCGGGTTTTCTCCTCATTctaattttataaaatttgcTGATGACCAACTGCCTCAGTTATTTTCCgaagaaatatttataagGAAGTTTGTAGATGCTTTTTCTAATAACACAGATTTATTCACGAATATACGATTCATCAAGAGGaacaaaaattttttgaGTACGGTTACAAATTATGACGGTCTGGTAGCAAAGGTAATATTATCTTCAGTTAGCCAAAATTCATCACATGACGGAGTTATCCCAGATGGAAAGGTATCTCATTCTTGGTCCGATATCAGTTatgatattccaaaaattttggacCTTGAATCTAGATTGTATTCCATTTCACCAATGTTGATTAGATTGTTTAAGCTATCTGGACTTGATTTTGTAAAAAGATTGGCGTATTCTAGCCAGTCATTATATCCGGTCGTTGGAAACTGTTCTGCTGCACTTAGTTACTACAACTTTATGAATGATTGTGCTTGCAATCACGACACATCATATTTTGTGATATGTTCTTCTATGAGTCTCATGGAATCATACATAGGAAACGAAGACATAGAAGATGAGAATTTTTTGAATTATAACCTGGGATTTTTAATGCAAACATTTGCAAGAAGTATTCCAATATTGGACATGTGTATTATAAAACGTGATTCCAGTGTTGTTTCTATACTACTATCAAACGCTGCAAAGTCATATAAACCTTTGGTGTATATGATGACTAGTTTGCACATGCATCAAACTATTTCTCTCATGGATGACTCTGAATTGCTAAAATTGTTGTTCAGGATTTTAGAAATTTCAGATTCACTTTATCAGATTAGTGATGGTATGGTAGTAATGAAAAAATTCATCTATGTTCGTTTCATATCCTTTTATATGGATTATATCGAGGGAATTATTGGCAGTGTAAAGACTATTCAGAGATTGTGGAGGAAACACAGTTCAACACTGAGAAAGAATCTACGAGAATCAATAGTTAAGATACAATCTTATGCACGTTCCAtgctttttaaaaaattACGTCTCTCTGAATCATCAGTCTGTAACCTTTCTCTAGATCTTGTTGGTCTAGTGGTTACTATTTGCAGTTTACGTACAAGTTTAACTTCAATATCACAAAAGACACTGGaacttttatatttaatgGAAAAAGAATACCATGAAAAGGAGTATAATTATATTAAACATGCAGCAGCCATATATATACAATCGCATTGGCGAGGTGCCATACAACGAAAACGATATTCACttgtaaagaatgaaaaacTCGAAGAATTTGCCATAATATTGATTCAGTCTACAATTAGAAGGCTACTCGCAACTGATAGTATATTAAACGAAAAGGATTTGCCAAGAGAAGCAGCTATTAAGATCCAATCAGTTTTCAGAGGATATCTCGTACGTTCAAGATTTGAAACTCTCAGATACATAAAATTATTGTTGCCATCAATTGTTAGGAAAGGTTCGAAACTTAATAGCCTTCGAAACCAGATTAATTTCATAAGGTTATGTAAAGAGCAAGGTGCAGAATCATTGCAAATGAGAAAGCTGATACATGTGCAAACAAATTTACCTTCTGGATTTGTCAAGGTTCAGAATTTAGTTAGAATGTGGTTTGTGAGAAAGCAATACTTACACTTGAGAAATTGTCTGGAAAAAGTTCAGGCATTGGCCATGACTAAAGTTGCAAGGGCTTCATACTTGGAAAAGGTCGCAGCTGCaacaaaaatacaaagatGGTGGCGTTGTATTCCAAAaacatatttttcatcCATTTCAATGAACGTGCTCTCTTACATAAAAATGAGGGAGATAACTTCTGTTGGTTTGCTATCTTCCACTTTGCAAGGCTGTAATATATCAATCTTTGATCTTTCTCTTTTTCAGGATATTCGTCAAATTTATCCAAACACATGGGCTATGGCTCCACTTGgatttatgaaaaatatgaatataacaCGAAAATTAGCTCTTGAGACACATTTAACAGAGAATTATTTCATAAGAAATGTTATGTTTTCGATAGGGGCCACGCATAGTTTAATGTTAGTAGCATTTTCAGATGGCACATCGTCAGTGTTTTCTTGGGGATGGAATGACAAGGGACAGCTTGGaagaaaatgtttgtatCCGTTGGAAAATGATTCACATGCCATTGATTCCTTGGAGTTTGATATATCGGTTCCCACTGTTGATTGCACAATTTATGAAAACCCGGTCAATAAAGTTTATATAGCATCAATAGCGTGTGGGAATGACTTTTCAGTAGCTTTATCGCAACAAGGTACAATTTTTACCTGGGGAGACAATTATTATGGTCAATGTGGACATGGAAGCAATTTTATTCACATATTACATCCAACTGCACTATTGGAGAATGGGACTAACATTTTCGTTGCCAGTTATCATTCTATAGTTTCAACATCATCTGGCGAGTATTTAGTATTTGGAAGGACATTTAATAAAATAATATATGTCCCTACCAACATTAAATTGCTTCTACCTGATCTAAGGAACCAGACAATCAAAAAGATTAAGGTCTCCGGGGCCGTATCACTTATTTGCACAACAGAGCTTgattatattttaaatgtataCGGAAACTTGCACAAGTTCTCTCAAATGTACAATCTTGGGGGTACTATTGTGGATACCTGCACAAATGGTAGGACTATTTACGCTATTGTAGAATATGCTAACAAAAGCGAGGAAATAAAACTTTACGTTTGGGGAAGCGTTCGTTGTTTTTCTGGCAAAGAAAAGACTATTTCTACAGACAAGAGTTTGATTGTAAGTGCATTTCGTGAGAAATTTGAGAATAAGGTCAAGAAGAAGACACAGAGATCATTGCTCCAGTTTACAAAGAATATTGGAAAATCTTGTTTCTTGCAGGCCCCAACTGAGGTTTTATTTGATAAGTGTCCAAAGAAAGTGTTTTGCGATAATAATCAATTGGTTGTTACCACGGAAGATGGGTTAGTATTTGGAACACGATTATTCCAGCTTATGGGCGAGGATGCAGATAGCATAGAGACTGATGAATTTTCTATCCGTTTAAAATCAGAAACATCAAGGATTAAGTTGGTTCCATCTTTGTATCAATTCACtaatataaagaagaagCACGCTGATATTCACTTTGCTTCAAATAGCCTTTCACACTCCATAGGCTACACATTTTGA
- a CDS encoding hypothetical protein (encoded by transcript BEWA_021510A): MHDSYRHKKRRGYRRHRDYDSHEDTLSISLDESLYRENYSAASILRNKILSENSLSSHTFPPCKFREQVTYEIRQRVKKTEARAYNPDCYHCSIKNEHYYTISQSTTVFMCLDYYKNCILEEQILLLPLKHIASTVNLDENGYIELRNYQKTLVNMFDKVDKVVIFAEVSLNNKRLKGIGTDNHVDHCKIECYPIPKELLNEAKCYFIKALEEVGSYSSQNQKVIDIRGKVGVRGHIPQGIDFIHIDFSLGGEGMACVIDDQVRIKPTFARDIISGILEFDALQRVFRDREDYTKAIESVRKRYKTYDWTRVV; this comes from the coding sequence ATGCATGATTCATATAGGCATAAAAAGAGGCGAGGATATCGCAGACACAGAGATTATGATAGTCATGAGGACACGCTGTCGATCTCCCTTGACGAATCTCTCTACAGGGAGAACTACAGCGCTGCATCCATCTTAAGGAACAAAATACTTTCTGAAAACTCACTTTCATCGCACACTTTTCCTCCTTGCAAATTTCGAGAGCAAGTAACGTATGAAATTCGCCAAAGGGTCAAAAAGACCGAGGCTAGAGCATATAACCCAGATTGCTACCATTGTTCGATTAAAAACGAACATTATTACACTATATCACAGTCTACTACGGTATTTATGTGTTTGGATTATTACAAGAATTGTATATTGGAGGAACAGATTCTTCTCTTGCCTCTAAAGCACATCGCTTCTACAGTAAATTTGGATGAAAACGGATACATAGAGTTGAGAAATTACCAGAAAACCTTGGTAAACATGTTTGATAAGGTAGACAAGGTTGTGATTTTTGCGGAAGTATCACTGAATAACAAGCGTCTTAAGGGTATTGGCACTGATAATCACGTGGATCATTGTAAAATAGAATGTTACCCAATCCCCAAGGAATTGCTAAATGAAGCAAAGTGTTATTTTATCAAGGCCCTGGAAGAGGTTGGATCGTACTCATCTCAGAATCAAAAGGTTATTGATATAAGAGGCAAGGTTGGGGTTAGAGGACATATCCCTCAGGGAATAGATTTTATTCATATCGATTTTTCCCTTGGTGGTGAGGGTATGGCGTGTGTAATTGATGATCAGGTAAGAATAAAACCAACATTTGCTAGAGATATTATTTCCGGAATATTGGAGTTTGACGCCTTGCAACGAGTTTTTAGAGATAGAGAGGATTATACAAAGGCAATAGAATCAGTGCGTAAAAGATACAAGACTTATGATTGGACTAGGGTTGTATGA
- a CDS encoding hypothetical protein (encoded by transcript BEWA_021520A), translated as MIEKNKNFKYRKNESISIHDVYTKALKATMTNNPPEVKINLDNMESHKEDVKEDKKINLYIWYYNQCDSKRCTGKKLMRSGLITPLTINQKFTGIVLSPFGKSMFSLEDMEIAKTRGIAVIDCSWNKVETTPIGSIPAKHTRILPFLVAANPTHYGRPFELSCVEAIAAALQILNFQDEATKLLSLFNWGESFLNINAEVFKLYSTRGFNSKDMEEIQNEYIEKAKLDLEERKILNEQIDYQNVSDIIQP; from the exons ATGATagagaagaataaaaattttaaatatcgcaaaaatgAGTCAATTAGCATCCATGATGTCTATACCAAAGCTTTGAAGGCAACTATGACAAACAATCCTCCTGAAGTTAAAATTAATCTCGATAATATGGAAAGCCacaaggaagatgttaaagaagataaaaaaATCAACCTCTACATTTGGTATTACAACCAATGTGACTCCAAAAGATGCACAGGAAAAAAGCTCATGAGATCTGGATTGATAACTCCGCTAACCATAAACCAAAAATTCACCGGTATTGTGCTCAGTCCATTTGGAAAGTCCATGTTCTCACTGGAAGACATGGAAATAGCAAAAACACGAGGAATTGCGGTTATTGATTGTTCATGGAATAAAGTCGAAACTACACCAATAGGATCGATCCCTGCAA AACACACAAGGATATTGCCATTCCTTGTTGCTGCAAATCCAACACATTATGGAAGACCATTCGAATTGTCCTGTGTAGAGGCTATAGCTGCTGCATTACAGATATTAA ATTTCCAAGACGAGGCCACAAAACTACTATCACTCTTCAATTGGGGCGAAAGTTTTCTAAACATAAATGCAGAGGTGTTTAAATTATATTCTACTCGGGGATTTAATAGCAAAGATATGGAAGAAATACAAAATGAATATATTGAAAAGGCAAAATTAGATTTAGAGGAAAGAAAAATCTTAAATGAACAGATAGACTATCAAAACGTTTCAGACATCATACAACCCTAG